A section of the Salvelinus fontinalis isolate EN_2023a chromosome 33, ASM2944872v1, whole genome shotgun sequence genome encodes:
- the LOC129832395 gene encoding proto-oncogene c-Rel-like isoform X1 — MDHIQMANPPAQCLQPPSACLQSPSSHSVYFLDIIQEVISADREFPCQAQSRFCLPRPPHPPVDPEIQAQNHRAMPRHTPSLTPPVLVPRGTTSRPPCFLPQHHSSTRDMAAPHPTRGVSNRRGRGSSSSGTSRWPDSPSRQAQTDTDLLEQILERPNLAVVEQPKERGMRFRYECEGRSAGSILGASSGDSNKTLPAIELQGPIQNIKKVMVTVSLVTKDYPYRPHPHCLVGKDCADGTGICVICLNPHSNRRHSFANLGIQCVRRKELDASLEKRRNQKIDPFKTGHSKSIEDMDMNVVRLCFQCELEWEDGKKDFLNPIVSNPVYDKKATTTSELKINRLNIIKGPCTGKTEIYMLCDKVQKDDIEIIFKRGSWEAKAEFAQTDVHRQIAIVFKTPSYQEQDVGEEVEVDVLLRRLSDHMDSDPVTFTYQPDNTDPYEVKRKRKIKSDIGFTERSCVAVQNMAAAEASTSQPFEPFTFSPAESQLVPEELHPPAQSGASTMGEIHYNDLQEDNFFNEDMSPDDINILSRILFSDTGLLGFGQELNSNFTPGVMDMNFNFNQGGSGQDLGYYNDLQFNQLVNENQASPMDLLPLLFRGSAPQDQGQCDNEGSDLAQVKTEGDL; from the exons ATGGATCACATTCAGATGGCCAACCCACCAGCTCAATGTTTGCAGCCCCCATCAGCGTGTTTGCAGTCTCCCTCATCCCACTCCGTCTACTTTTTAGACATCATTCAGGAGGTGATCTCTGCAGACCGAGAGTTTCCCTGTCAGGCCCAGTCTCGTTTCTGCCTCCCCAGACCTCCTCATCCCCCTGTAGACCCTGAGATCCAGGCCCAGAACCACAGGGCCATGCCCAGGCATACCCCCTCCTTGACGCCCCCAGTACTGGTGCCAAGGGGCACGACCTCCAGG CCGCCCTGCTTCTTGCCCCAGCACCACTCTAGCACCAGAGATATGGCAGCACCTCACCCCACTCGTGGGGTCTCAAACCGACGAGGACGTGGGTCCTCTAGTTCAGGGACTTCCAGGTGGCCAGATAGTCCTTCTCGACAggcccagacagacacagatctgcTGGAGCAGATCCTGGAGAGGCCCAACCTGGCTGTGGTGGAGCAGCCCaaagagagaggcatgagatTCCGTTATGAGTGTGAGGGCCGCTCGGCCGGGAGCATCCTAGGGGCCTCCAGTGGAGACTCCAACAAGACCCTGCCTGCTATAGAG cTCCAGGGTCCCATTCAGAACATAAAAAAAGTGATGGTCACTGTTTCCCTGGTGACCAAAGACTACCCGTACCGCCCACACCCCCACTGCCTAGTGGGTAAAGACTGTGCTGACGGTACCGGAATCTGTGTCATCTGCTTAAACCCTCACAGCAACCGACGTCACAG TTTCGCTAACCTGGGCATCCAGTGTGTAAGGAGGAAGGAGCTGGATGCCTCACTCGAGAAGAGACGGAATCAGAAGATCGACCCCTTTAAAA CGGGCCACTCTAAAAGCATCGAGGACATGGACATGAACGTGGTGCGGCTGTGTTTCCAGTGTGAGCTGGAGTGGGAGGATGGAAAGAAGGACTTCCTGAACCCCATAGTGTCCAACCCCGTCTATGACAAGA aggCAACCACCACATCTGAGTTGAAGATCAACCGTCTGAACATTATTAAAGGGCCATGCACCGGCAAGACTGAGATCTACATGCTCTGCGACAAAGTCCAGAAAG ACGACATAGAGATCATCTTCAAGAGGGGGTCTTGGGAGGCCAAGGCGGAGTTTGCCCAGACGGACGTCCACCGGCAGATCGCTATCGTGTTCAAGACCCCGTCCTACCAGGAACAGGACGTGGGGGAGGAAGTGGAAGTAGATGTCCTCCTGCGTCGTCTCTCGGACCACATGGACAGTGACCCCGTCACGTTTACCTACCAGCCCGACAACACAG ATCCATATGAAGTGAAGCGGAAGAGGAAGATAAAGTCGGACATCGGCTTCACAGAGAGGTCCTGTGTGGCAG TTCAAAATATGGCTGCAGCAGAAGCCTCCACCTCTCAGCCATTCGAGCCGTTCACCTTCTCCCCAGCAGAGAGCCAGCTGGTCCCGGAAGAGTTGCACCCTCCTGCCCAGTCTGGGGCCTCCACCATGGGGGAGATCCACTACAATGACCTCCAGGAGGACAACTTCTTCAATGAGGACATGAGCCCAGACGACATCAATATACTGTCTCGGATTCTGTTCAGTGACACTGGCCTCCTTGGCTTTGGCCAGGAGCTCAACTCCAACTTCACCCCAGGCGTCATGGACATGAACTTTAACTTCAACCagggtgggtctgggcaggactTGGGCTACTATAACGACCTGCAGTTCAACCAGCTGGTCAACGAGAATCAAGCCTCTCCGATGGACCTCCTCCCACTGTTATTCCGCGGCTCCGCCCCTCAGGACCAGGGCCAGTGTGATAACGAGGGGAGTGATTTGGCCCAGGTAAAGACAGAGGGGGACCTATGA
- the LOC129832395 gene encoding proto-oncogene c-Rel-like isoform X2 has protein sequence MRNMSVQNCTATNDLDIIQEVISADREFPCQAQSRFCLPRPPHPPVDPEIQAQNHRAMPRHTPSLTPPVLVPRGTTSRPPCFLPQHHSSTRDMAAPHPTRGVSNRRGRGSSSSGTSRWPDSPSRQAQTDTDLLEQILERPNLAVVEQPKERGMRFRYECEGRSAGSILGASSGDSNKTLPAIELQGPIQNIKKVMVTVSLVTKDYPYRPHPHCLVGKDCADGTGICVICLNPHSNRRHSFANLGIQCVRRKELDASLEKRRNQKIDPFKTGHSKSIEDMDMNVVRLCFQCELEWEDGKKDFLNPIVSNPVYDKKATTTSELKINRLNIIKGPCTGKTEIYMLCDKVQKDDIEIIFKRGSWEAKAEFAQTDVHRQIAIVFKTPSYQEQDVGEEVEVDVLLRRLSDHMDSDPVTFTYQPDNTDPYEVKRKRKIKSDIGFTERSCVAVQNMAAAEASTSQPFEPFTFSPAESQLVPEELHPPAQSGASTMGEIHYNDLQEDNFFNEDMSPDDINILSRILFSDTGLLGFGQELNSNFTPGVMDMNFNFNQGGSGQDLGYYNDLQFNQLVNENQASPMDLLPLLFRGSAPQDQGQCDNEGSDLAQVKTEGDL, from the exons ATGAGAAACATGAGTGTTCAAAACTGCACTGCAA CAAATGACTTGG ACATCATTCAGGAGGTGATCTCTGCAGACCGAGAGTTTCCCTGTCAGGCCCAGTCTCGTTTCTGCCTCCCCAGACCTCCTCATCCCCCTGTAGACCCTGAGATCCAGGCCCAGAACCACAGGGCCATGCCCAGGCATACCCCCTCCTTGACGCCCCCAGTACTGGTGCCAAGGGGCACGACCTCCAGG CCGCCCTGCTTCTTGCCCCAGCACCACTCTAGCACCAGAGATATGGCAGCACCTCACCCCACTCGTGGGGTCTCAAACCGACGAGGACGTGGGTCCTCTAGTTCAGGGACTTCCAGGTGGCCAGATAGTCCTTCTCGACAggcccagacagacacagatctgcTGGAGCAGATCCTGGAGAGGCCCAACCTGGCTGTGGTGGAGCAGCCCaaagagagaggcatgagatTCCGTTATGAGTGTGAGGGCCGCTCGGCCGGGAGCATCCTAGGGGCCTCCAGTGGAGACTCCAACAAGACCCTGCCTGCTATAGAG cTCCAGGGTCCCATTCAGAACATAAAAAAAGTGATGGTCACTGTTTCCCTGGTGACCAAAGACTACCCGTACCGCCCACACCCCCACTGCCTAGTGGGTAAAGACTGTGCTGACGGTACCGGAATCTGTGTCATCTGCTTAAACCCTCACAGCAACCGACGTCACAG TTTCGCTAACCTGGGCATCCAGTGTGTAAGGAGGAAGGAGCTGGATGCCTCACTCGAGAAGAGACGGAATCAGAAGATCGACCCCTTTAAAA CGGGCCACTCTAAAAGCATCGAGGACATGGACATGAACGTGGTGCGGCTGTGTTTCCAGTGTGAGCTGGAGTGGGAGGATGGAAAGAAGGACTTCCTGAACCCCATAGTGTCCAACCCCGTCTATGACAAGA aggCAACCACCACATCTGAGTTGAAGATCAACCGTCTGAACATTATTAAAGGGCCATGCACCGGCAAGACTGAGATCTACATGCTCTGCGACAAAGTCCAGAAAG ACGACATAGAGATCATCTTCAAGAGGGGGTCTTGGGAGGCCAAGGCGGAGTTTGCCCAGACGGACGTCCACCGGCAGATCGCTATCGTGTTCAAGACCCCGTCCTACCAGGAACAGGACGTGGGGGAGGAAGTGGAAGTAGATGTCCTCCTGCGTCGTCTCTCGGACCACATGGACAGTGACCCCGTCACGTTTACCTACCAGCCCGACAACACAG ATCCATATGAAGTGAAGCGGAAGAGGAAGATAAAGTCGGACATCGGCTTCACAGAGAGGTCCTGTGTGGCAG TTCAAAATATGGCTGCAGCAGAAGCCTCCACCTCTCAGCCATTCGAGCCGTTCACCTTCTCCCCAGCAGAGAGCCAGCTGGTCCCGGAAGAGTTGCACCCTCCTGCCCAGTCTGGGGCCTCCACCATGGGGGAGATCCACTACAATGACCTCCAGGAGGACAACTTCTTCAATGAGGACATGAGCCCAGACGACATCAATATACTGTCTCGGATTCTGTTCAGTGACACTGGCCTCCTTGGCTTTGGCCAGGAGCTCAACTCCAACTTCACCCCAGGCGTCATGGACATGAACTTTAACTTCAACCagggtgggtctgggcaggactTGGGCTACTATAACGACCTGCAGTTCAACCAGCTGGTCAACGAGAATCAAGCCTCTCCGATGGACCTCCTCCCACTGTTATTCCGCGGCTCCGCCCCTCAGGACCAGGGCCAGTGTGATAACGAGGGGAGTGATTTGGCCCAGGTAAAGACAGAGGGGGACCTATGA